The Oncorhynchus nerka isolate Pitt River linkage group LG15, Oner_Uvic_2.0, whole genome shotgun sequence genome contains the following window.
aGTTATggatgttgtggatgttgttctatgttcaggtagttatgttatggatgttatggatgtagtactatgttcaggtagttaaGTTATGGATGTtgtggatgtagtactatgttcaggtagttatgttatggatgtagttctatgttcaggtagttatgttgTGGATGTAGTTCTATGCTCAGGTAGTTGTGTTATAGATGTTATGGATGTAGTTCTATGTTCAGGTAGTTTTGTTATGGATGTAGTTCTATGTTCAGGTAGTTGTGTTATAGATGTTATGGATGTAGTTCTATGTTCAGGTTGTGTTGTTATGGATGTAGTTCTATGTTCAGGTAGTTGTGTTATagatgtagtactatgttcaggtagttttgttatggatgttatggatgtagttctatgttcaggtagttgtgttatggatgttatggatgtagttctatgttcaggtagttgtgttatagatgtagtactatgttcaggtagttatgttatggatgttatggatgtagtactatgttcaggtagttgtgttatggatgttatggatgtagttctatgttcaggtagttgtgttatggatgtagtactatgttcaggtagttgtgttatagatgttatagatgtagtactatgttcagggTATGTTCTGTTATTTATTACTGTCAGAATACCACTGTTTCCAGGAATCAACACAGTTGCACCATTGACACCAGTTGACTATTTGGAGAGTCCCTGAATGAGTCAgagctgggttcaaatactactcGATATATATTGCAAACAGTTAATCTGGGCTTTATTGAGTTTGCCTGGAGTAATTGAACCAATAGAATAGTGTCTACAGTACAAACCCTGCCCATACAGCACTTCAGACAGGCTAGAAATGAAAGGATCTGAAATGTTTTAaacagtatttgaacccaggtctgacacgAGGACAGATTTCTCTACTTCTTCGCCTTGACTGAGTGAGCATAGCCTTACTATTGAGAAAGACCGCCGAAAGCAgatctggctctcaagagaagacaggatatgtgcacactgcccacaaaatgagttggaaactgagctacacttcctaacctcctgcccaatgtatgaccatattagagacacatatttcagacagacagacagacagacagacagacagacagacagacagacagacagacagacagacagacagacagacagacagtcaataAGTACTCAAGAAGTACTCAACCCCTCTGTAatgtcaagcctaaataagttcaggactaAGAATGTGCtaaaacaagtcacataataatttggaaggactcactctgtgttcagtgatatatatatacattatcatgATGATGTGGCTGGAGACACTTTTCTCCTTAAAGTCCAATATCTTGACAACTTTACTGCTGAAATGCAAAacataatgaaacaaataccaaaagatagtttttGAGTGATATTCCCCTTTACGTTTAGTAAACTAGCTATAatatctctgtcttctctcctatACTTCAGTTTAGTAACCTAGCTATAatatctctgtcttctctcctatACTTCAGTTTAGTAACCTAGTTATAATATCTCTGTCTTCTCTACTATACTTCAGTTTAGTAACCTAGCtataatatctctgtctctactatCAGTTTAGTAACCTAGTTATAATATACTTCAGTTTAGTAACCTAGTTATAATATCTCTGTCTTCTCTACTATACTTCAGTTTAGTAACCTAGTTATAatatctctgtcttctctcctatACTTCAGTTTAGTAAACTAGCTATAATATCTCTGTCTTCTCTACTATACTTCAGTTTAGTAACCTAGCTATAATATCTCTGTCTTCTCTACTATACTTCAGTTTAGTAACCTAGTTATAatatctctgtcttctctcctatACTTCAGTTTAGTAACCTAGTTATAATATCTCTGTCTTCTCTACTATACTTCAGTTTAGTAACCTAGCTATAatatctctgtcttctctcctatACTTCAGTTTAGTACCCTAGCTATAATATCTCTGTCTTCTCTACTATACTTCAGTTTAGTAACCTAGCTATAATATCTCTGTCTTCTCTACTATACTTCAGTTTAGTAACCTAGTTATAATATCTCTGTCTTCTCTACTATACTTCAGTTTAGTAACCTAGTTATAATATCTCTGTCTTCTCTACTATACTTCAGTTTAGTAACCTAGCTATAATATCTCTGTCTTCTCTACTATACTTCAGTTTAGTAACCTAGCTATAATATCTTTGTTTTCCCTCCTATACTTAAGTTCAGTAACCTAGTTATAATATCTCGGTTTTCTCTCCTAAACTTCAGTTTAGTAACCGAGCTAAAGTTGCAATGTGGAGAATATGTGTTTTCCTAGTGATTATACCCACGTGCTTATAATGCACTAGCCTATGGAACAGAGTGCAATTTGGGATGAACaaattgtaaaaataataataataataattgcatcCCAACGAGGTCCAGCCTGCTGTGGTGTTGACACAGCACTTTTCAGGAAACTGGTTGAataactctctctgtttctctgtctctctatctctctctgtctctctgtctctctctgtctctctgtctctctctgtctctctctctctctctgtgtctctctctctctctctgtgtctcctcacAGGTCTTCATTTCACTCTTCTGGGGAACCTAGAGGCCATAGATTGCGACCCGGGCTTCACAGCCAAAGGGAGACAATGTGATGATATAGATGAGTGTAAAGAGTGGGACAGTACCCCACCCTGTGAAAGTACTGCCACGTGTTACAACACACCGGGGAGCTTCTACTGTCAGTGTCAACCTGGGTTCAGATCCACAACGACTGTCGACTTTACTCCTCTCACTGGGAAGTGTAAGGGTGAGTATTtaattgtctgtctctgtgtgtgtgtgtgtgtgtgtgtgtgtgtgtgtgtgtgtgtgtgtgtgtgtgtgtgtgtgtgtgtgtgtatgtgtgtgtgtggggggaaattatattattctatgtgtaggtggggagggggtggataatgatattattctatgtgtaggtggggaggggtgataatgatattattctatgtgtgggtggggagggaggtggaTAATGATGTTATTATATGTGTAGGTGGGGAGGGGGTGATAATGATATTATTCTATGTGTAGGTGGGGAGGGGGTGATAATGATATTATTCTATGTGTAGGTGGGGATGTGTGGGTGGGGAGGGTGGATAATGATGTTATTATATGTGTAGGTGGGGAGGGGGTGATAATGATATTATTCTATGTGTAGGTGGGGAGGGGGTGATAATGATATTATTCTATGTGTAGGTGGGGAGGGGGGTGATAATGATATTATTCTATTTGTGGGTGGGGAGGGGGATAATGATATTATTCTATGTGTAGGTGGGGAGGGGGTGATAATGATATTATTCTATGTGTAGGTGGGGAGGGGGATAATGATATTATTCTATGTgtaggtggggagggggaggggggataatgatattattctatgtgtaggtggggaggggagggggttaaTGATATTATTCTATGTGTAGGTGGGGAGGGGAGTGAAAATGATACTTTTCTATGTGTAGGTCGGGAGGGGGATAATGATATTATTTTATGTGTAGGTGTGGAGGAGGGATAATGATATTGTTCTATGTGTAGGTGTGGAGGGGGATAATGATATTGTTCTATGTgtaggtggggagggggagggggataatgatattattctatgtgtagttggggagggggagggggataatGATATTGTTCTATGTgtaggtggggagggggagggggtgaataatgatattattctatgtgtagttggggagggggagggggttgatAATGATATTGCTCTATGTAAATGTTCTCATTGTGAACGTATGTATTGATGTATTCATGTGGAAGAAACAGCTCATGTGTGAGGCTGGGGTCTCAGTTTAGCtcgtgtttgtgtctgtgtgaatgttaCATGTTATGGGATCAATATCTCCTCTGTTCTGTGCCATATTGAGAGTTTGTCGATCAGTGATCCCCCAAGTTCTCCTCTAGAACCACAGACTGTCTTCTTCTTTGATGTATTCCACAACTAGCACAGCTGATTCTAATGGTAACCTGATCATCAAGCCCTTCATTCCTTAATTCAGCTGATTCTAATGGTCACCTGATCATCAAGCCTTTCATTCCTTAATTCAGCTGATTCTAATGGTAACCTGATCATCAAGCCTTTCATTCCTTAATTCAGCTGATTCTAATGGTAACCTGATCATCAAGCCTTTCATTCCTTAATTCAGCTGATTCTAATGGTAACCTGATCATCAAGCCTTTCATTCCTTAATTCAGCTGATTCTAACGGTAACCTGATCATCAAGCCTTTCATTCCTTATTTCAGCTACGTTAGTTCTGGAATACATCAAATACGTGGACTGTCTTGagtcactggaggagaggttagggagtcactggaggagaggatagggagtcactggaggagagtttagggaatcactggaggaggggttagggaatcactggaggaggggttagggaatcactggaggagaggttagggaatcactggaggatgggtttgggaatcactggaggagaggttagggaacCACTGGAGGATGGGTttgggaatcactggaggaggggttagggaatcactggaggagaggttagggagtcattggaggagaggttagggagtcactggaggagaggttagggaatcactggaggagaggttagggagtcactggaggagagtttagggagtcactggaggagaggttagggaatcactggaggagaggttagggagtcACTGGATGAGAGGTTGGGGagtcactggaggagaggttagggaatcactggaggagggtgttagggagtcactggaggagaggttagggagtcACTGGATGAGAGGTTAGTGAGTCACAGCTCTATCACCATATGTCCCTATCTCTTCAGAGCTCAATGAGTGCCAGGAGACACCACAGGTTTGTGGCAGCAACTCCGTTTGCCTCAACACCATCGGGAGCTTCAAATGCCAGTGTCAACCTGGGTTCAGATTCTCTCGTAACACTGAGAAGGTGAGTCCACAAGATggcatcattgtgtgtgtgtgttttgtcttgatttattgattaattgattgactGCTTTAGTTGGAAACAtcactacatactgtacatatgtatTTATGGGAAGACTTTATAGAGTCCATAGAGACTATAGCATTTATGTTTATATAGACTATTGAGAATATGGATTCTAAGAGACTAAAGATGCCTTAGTGACAATAGATACTATAGAGACTATAGGGACAATAGCTACTATGGCAACCACAGAGACTGAAGCATTTATGTCTATATAGACTATTGAGACTATCGATACTGAGGGACTAAAGATActaaagagactatagagactgtagaggaaCCGCAGAAGAAGGTAACGACAAGAGAATGGTTGAAGATGCATAAGGAGTAACCATGGTGATTACTGGGTGTGTTGGGGAATAGTGCTAAGTGAATGTGGATGTGAGAGTTGAAATGACAGGTGAAGATGATTGACATTTGGATATTAAGAGATTGAAATGTGGATATTAATAACAGATTGATATTTGGAAAATAATTGATAAGCTGAAGTTTTGAATTTTGAATAATAAGAGATATTATTTGTACTGAGTGAATGAGAGCTTTCAGGGAACTAGCCTCAGTGTGAAAGAGATGTGTGTCTGAATGAATACCCCAACCAAATCTGTGAGCTGAGTTTTTAACATTATATAGGGATGCTGCGTGATTTGAAGATATGAAAGGAGAAAGTACTATTACCAAATATACTGTATGAATATTATACTGAGTTACTAGAGATgtgatgatgtaacaatgtatgtAGAGTATAATGTGTTACTAGAGATgtgatgatgtaacaatgtatgtagagtataatgggttactagagatgtgatgatgtaacaatgtatgtAGAGTATAATGTGGTACTAGAGATgtgatgatgtaacaatgtatgtAGAGTATAATGTGGTACTAGAGATGTGATGATGGAACAATGTATGTAGAGTATAATGTGGTACTAGAGATgtgatgatgtaacaatgtatgtAGAGTATAATGTGTTACTAGA
Protein-coding sequences here:
- the LOC135560027 gene encoding adhesion G protein-coupled receptor E1-like, producing the protein MGSRTLLLVLGLHFTLLGNLEAIDCDPGFTAKGRQCDDIDECKEWDSTPPCESTATCYNTPGSFYCQCQPGFRSTTTVDFTPLTGKCKELNECQETPQVCGSNSVCLNTIGSFKCQCQPGFRFSRNTEKY